A single region of the Cynocephalus volans isolate mCynVol1 chromosome 12, mCynVol1.pri, whole genome shotgun sequence genome encodes:
- the LOC134360719 gene encoding alpha-N-acetylgalactosaminidase isoform X1, with the protein MLLKTVLLLTLVAQVLVLENGLLRTPPMGWLAWERFRCNTNCKVDPKNCISERLFMEMADRMAQDGWLDAGYTYVNIDDCWIGGRDDKGRLVPDPERFPHGIAFLADYVHSLGLNLGIYEDMGNFTCMGYPGTTLDKVVQDAQTFAEWKVDMLKLDGCFSTPEERAEGYPKMSAALNATGRPIAFSCSWPAYEGGLPPRVNYTLLANICNLWRNYDDIQDSWRSVLSILDWYVDHQDILQEVAGPGHWNDPDMLLIGNFGLSHEQSQAQMALWTVLAAPLFMSTDLRTISAQNVDILQNPLMIKIHQDPLGIQGHRILKERSRIEVYLRPLSNKASAVVFFSRRIDMPYRYHTSLARLNFSGSTTYEAQNVFSGDVISGLQNDTNFTVTINPSGVVMWYLYPIKNLDMSQQ; encoded by the exons TGCTCTTGCTAACCCTGGTGGCCCAGGTGCTGGTGCTGGAGAATGGGCTCCTGCGGACGCCACCCATGGGCTGGCTGGCCTGGGAACGCTTCCGCTGCAACACTAACTGTAAAGTGGATCCAAAGAACTGCATCAG TGAGCGGCTCTTCATGGAGATGGCTGACCGGATGGCACAGGATGGATGGCTGGACGCAGGCTACACATACGTCAACATCGATGACTGCTGGATTGGTGGACGTGATGACAAAGGCCGCCTGGTGCCGGATCCGGAGCGCTTCCCCCACGGCATTGCCTTCTTGGCTGACTAT GTTCACTCCCTGGGCCTGAATCTGGGCATCTACGAAGACATGGGCAATTTCACCTGCATGGGTTACCCAGGCACCACACTGGACAAGGTGGTCCAGGATGCGCAAACCTTCGCCGAGTGGAAGGTGGACATGCTGAAGCTGGACGGCTGCTTTTCCACCCCTGAGGAGCGGGCGGAGG GGTACCCCAAGATGTCTGCTGCCCTCAATGCCACAGGCCGCCCCATTGCTTTCTCCTGCAGCTGGCCAGCCTATGAAGGGGGCCTTCCCCCAAGG GTGAACTATACTCTGCTGGCAAATATCTGCAACCTCTGGCGCAACTACGACGACATCCAGGACTCCTGGAGGAGCGTGCTCTCCATACTGGATTGGTATGTGGACCACCAGGACATACTGCAGGAAGTGGCCGGACCTGGGCACTGGAATGACCCAGACATG CTCCTCATTGGGAACTTTGGCCTCAGCCATGAGCAATCCCAGGCCCAGATGGCCCTGTGGACAGTGCTGGCAGCCCCGCTCTTCATGTCCACAGACCTGCGTACCATCTCCGCCCAGAACGTGGACATTCTGCAGAATCCACTCATGATCAAGATCCACCAGGATCCCTTAGGCATCCAGGGACACAGGATTCTCAAG GAAAGATCCCGCATTGAGGTGTACCTGCGGCCCCTGTCCAATAAGGCCAGCGCCGTCGTCTTCTTCAGCCGCAGGATAGACATGCCTTATCGCTACCACACGTCCCTCGCCAGGCTGAACTTCAGCGGCTCCACAACGTACGAG GCCCAGAACGTCTTCTCGGGTGATGTCATCAGTGGCCTCCAGAATGACACCAACTTCACAGTGACCATCAACCCTTCGGGGGTAGTGATGTGGTACCTGTATCCCATTAAGAACCTGGATATGTCCCAGCAGTGA
- the LOC134360719 gene encoding alpha-N-acetylgalactosaminidase isoform X2, whose protein sequence is MGWLAWERFRCNTNCKVDPKNCISERLFMEMADRMAQDGWLDAGYTYVNIDDCWIGGRDDKGRLVPDPERFPHGIAFLADYVHSLGLNLGIYEDMGNFTCMGYPGTTLDKVVQDAQTFAEWKVDMLKLDGCFSTPEERAEGYPKMSAALNATGRPIAFSCSWPAYEGGLPPRVNYTLLANICNLWRNYDDIQDSWRSVLSILDWYVDHQDILQEVAGPGHWNDPDMLLIGNFGLSHEQSQAQMALWTVLAAPLFMSTDLRTISAQNVDILQNPLMIKIHQDPLGIQGHRILKERSRIEVYLRPLSNKASAVVFFSRRIDMPYRYHTSLARLNFSGSTTYEAQNVFSGDVISGLQNDTNFTVTINPSGVVMWYLYPIKNLDMSQQ, encoded by the exons ATGGGCTGGCTGGCCTGGGAACGCTTCCGCTGCAACACTAACTGTAAAGTGGATCCAAAGAACTGCATCAG TGAGCGGCTCTTCATGGAGATGGCTGACCGGATGGCACAGGATGGATGGCTGGACGCAGGCTACACATACGTCAACATCGATGACTGCTGGATTGGTGGACGTGATGACAAAGGCCGCCTGGTGCCGGATCCGGAGCGCTTCCCCCACGGCATTGCCTTCTTGGCTGACTAT GTTCACTCCCTGGGCCTGAATCTGGGCATCTACGAAGACATGGGCAATTTCACCTGCATGGGTTACCCAGGCACCACACTGGACAAGGTGGTCCAGGATGCGCAAACCTTCGCCGAGTGGAAGGTGGACATGCTGAAGCTGGACGGCTGCTTTTCCACCCCTGAGGAGCGGGCGGAGG GGTACCCCAAGATGTCTGCTGCCCTCAATGCCACAGGCCGCCCCATTGCTTTCTCCTGCAGCTGGCCAGCCTATGAAGGGGGCCTTCCCCCAAGG GTGAACTATACTCTGCTGGCAAATATCTGCAACCTCTGGCGCAACTACGACGACATCCAGGACTCCTGGAGGAGCGTGCTCTCCATACTGGATTGGTATGTGGACCACCAGGACATACTGCAGGAAGTGGCCGGACCTGGGCACTGGAATGACCCAGACATG CTCCTCATTGGGAACTTTGGCCTCAGCCATGAGCAATCCCAGGCCCAGATGGCCCTGTGGACAGTGCTGGCAGCCCCGCTCTTCATGTCCACAGACCTGCGTACCATCTCCGCCCAGAACGTGGACATTCTGCAGAATCCACTCATGATCAAGATCCACCAGGATCCCTTAGGCATCCAGGGACACAGGATTCTCAAG GAAAGATCCCGCATTGAGGTGTACCTGCGGCCCCTGTCCAATAAGGCCAGCGCCGTCGTCTTCTTCAGCCGCAGGATAGACATGCCTTATCGCTACCACACGTCCCTCGCCAGGCTGAACTTCAGCGGCTCCACAACGTACGAG GCCCAGAACGTCTTCTCGGGTGATGTCATCAGTGGCCTCCAGAATGACACCAACTTCACAGTGACCATCAACCCTTCGGGGGTAGTGATGTGGTACCTGTATCCCATTAAGAACCTGGATATGTCCCAGCAGTGA